Within the Micrococcales bacterium genome, the region TGTCGGCCAGGCTGGAGGCCGCTGGTGTGGTGGGTGTGCGCGGCGTCGACACCCGTGCGCTGACCCGGCACCTGCGCGAGCGAGGTGTGATGCGCGTGGGACTGTTCAGCGGCGATGCGCTCACCGACGCTGCCACCATGCTCGAGCAGGTCAAGGCCTCCCCGCAGATGCTCGGTGCGGACCTCACTGCGCAGGTCAGCACCGCCGAGCCGTATGTGGTTCCCGCGGTGGGGGACAGTCGATTCACGGTCGTCGCCGTGGATCTGGGGATCAAGCGCATGACTCCGGCCCGCATGGCGGAGCGCGGCATGACAGTGCACGTGGTGCCCGCATCGTCCACCTACGAGCAGGTGCGGGCGCTGAATCCCGACGGGCTGTTCTTCTCCAACGGCCCCGGCGACCCGGCCACCGCGGAGCACGCGGTAGGGCTGGCCCGTGCAGCGTTGTCCGACCAGTTGCCCACGTTCGGCATCTGCTTCGGCAACCAGATCCTGGGCCGCGCCCTGGGCTTCGGCACGTACAAGCTCGCGTACGGGCATCGTGGGATCAACCAGCCGGTCCAGGACCGCACGACCGGCAAGGTGGAGGTCACCGCGCACAACCACGGGTTCGCGGTGAAGGCTCCACTGGACCAGCAGGTCGAAAGCGAATTCGGCCGGGTCGAGGTGAGTCACGTGTGTCTCAACGACGACGTGGTCGAGGGCCTGCGCTGTCTGGATGTCCCGGCCTTCAGCGTGCAATACCACCCGGAGGCCGCCGCCGGTCCGCACGACTCGGCGTACCTGTTCGACAGATTCGCCGCGACGATGCAAGGGAGCCTGTGATGCCCAGGCGCACGGACATCTCCAGTGTCCTGGTCATCGGCTCCGGCCCGATCGTCATCGGGCAGGCGTGCGAGTTCGACTACTCGGGTACCCAGGCCTGTCGCGTACTGAAGGCCGAGGGCCTGCGCGTGATCCTGGTCAACAGCAACCCGGCCACGATCATGACCGACCCGGAATTCGCCGACGCCACGTACATCGAGCCGATCACCCCGGAGTTCGTCGAGAAGGTCATCGCCAAAGAGCGCCCAGATGCACTGCTTCCGACCTTGGGCGGGCAGACCGCGCTGAACGCGGCCGTGGCCCTGGCCGAGAACGGCGTGCTCGAGCGGTACGGCGTGGAACTGATCGGCGCTGACATCGACGCGATCCAGCGCGGCGAGAACCGGGAACTATTCAAGCAGATCGTCGCCAAGGTGGGTGCGGAATCGGCCCGGTCGGTGATCTGCCACAGCCTCGAGGAGTGCTTGGTCGCTGTCGAGGACCTCGGGTACCCGGTGGTCGTGCGGCCGTCGTTCACGATGGGTGGCGCGGGCTCTGGGATCGCCTACGACGAGGCCGACCTGCGCCGCATCGGCGGTTCCGGTCTGTCCGCCAGCCCGACCACCGAGGTGCTGCTCGAGGAGTCGATCCTGGGGTGGAAGGAGTACGAGCTCGAGCTCATGCGCGACCGCAATGACAACGTGGTCGTGGTCTGCTCGATCGAGAACCTCGACCCGCTCGGTGTTCACACCGGCGACTCCATCACCGTCGCCCCGGCGCTGACACTCACCGACCGGGAGTACCAGCGTATGCGTGATGTCGGGATCGCTGTCATCCGCGAAGTCGGAGTGGACACCGGCGGCTGCAACATCCAGTTCGCCACCCACCCGGAGAACGGCCGCATCATCGTCATCGAGATGAACCCGCGGGTGTCACGCAGTTCCGCGCTGGCGTCGAAGGCCACCGGCTTCCCGATCGCGAAGATCGCTGCGAAACTGGCGATCGGCTACACCCTCGACGAGATCCCCAACGACATCACGCGGCAGACGCCGGCATCTTTCGAGCCCACGCTGGACTACATCGTGGTGAAGGTGCCGCGTTTCGCCTTCGAGAAGTTCCCCGGTGCCGACGACACGCTGACGACGACGATGAAGAGCGTCGGGGAGGCCATGGCCCTCGGCCGCAACTTCGCGCAGGCCCTGCAGAAGGCTCTGCGCAGTGTCGAGCAGAAGGGCTCGGAGTTCTCCTGGCCTGCCGACCCGCGACCGCTCGACGACCTGCTCTCGGAGGTCGGCCGTCCGCACGACGGCCGGTTGCAGAAGGTCCAACAGGCGCTGTGGCTGGGCGCCACGCCCGCGCAGTTGTACGAGATCACGGCCATCGACCCGTGGTTCCTCGAGCAGATCGTCACCATCAATTCCCTCGCCGATCAAGTCCGGCTGGCTGAGCGGCTGTCGCCGGGTCTGCTGCGCCGGGCCAAGCAACACGGATTCTCCGACGTTCAGATCGCCGCACTGCGTGACAGCCGGGAGGACGTCATCCGCGGTGTGCGGCACGCGCTGGGGATCCGGCCGGTGTTCAAGACCGTCGACACCTGCGCCGCGGAGTTCCCCGCCCATACGCCATACCACTACTCCAGTTACGACGCCGAGACCGAGGTCGAGCCGCGGGAGAAGCAGGCGGTGATCATCCTGGGCTCCGGGCCGAACCGCATCGGCCAGGGGATCGAGTTCGACTACAGCTGCGTCCACGCCACGCTCACCCTGCGCGAGGCCGGGTACGAGGCGATCATGCTCAACTGCAACCCGGAGACGGTGTCGACCGACTACGACACCAGCGACCGGCTGTACTTCGAGCCGCTGACCCTCGAGGACGTGCTCGAGGTGATCGCCGCCGAGCAGGCCGTGGGGCCTCTGGCCGGGGTCATCTGCCAGTTGGGCGGGCAGACCCCCCTGGGCCTGGCGGCCCGGCTGAAGGCGGAGGGGGTGCCCTTGCTGGGGACCACCCCGGAGGCGATCCATCTGGCCGAGGAGCGCGGCGCCTTCGGTCAGGTACTGCACGACGCCGGGCTGCCTGCGCCGCGGCACGGCATGGCCCGCAGTGTGCAGGAGGCCGAGGTCATCGCTGCCGAGATCGGGTACCCGGTGCTGGTCCGCCCGTCCTATGTGCTCGGCGGGCGCGGCATGGAGATCGTCTACGACAAGGCGGTGCTGGCCGAGTACATCCAGCGGGCCACGGAGGCCAGCCCGGAGCATCCGGTCCTCGTCGACGAGTTCCTCGACGAGGCGATCGAGATCGACGTCGATGCGCTCTACGACGGGGTGGAGCTCTACCTCGGCGGCGTCATGGAGCACATTGAGGAAGCCGGCATCCACTCCGGGGATTCCGCGTGCGCGCTGCCCCCGATGACCCTCGGGCGTCAGGAGCTGGAGCAGATCCGGGCCAGCACGCTGGCGATCGCCGAGGGCGTCGGGGTGCGGGGTTGTTGAACATCCAGTTCGCGCTCACCGGTGACCGGTTGTACGTGCTGGAGGCCAATCCGCGTGCCTCCCGGACGGTGCCCTTCGTGTCCAAGGCCACCGGGGTGCCGCTGGCCAAGGCCGCGGCGCGGATCGCGGTCGGCGAGTCGATCGCCGGGCTGCGCGCCGACGGCCTGCTCCCGGCCGGCGGGGATGCTGCCGACCTGCCGGTGGGCTCCGCGATGGCGGTGAAGGAGGCGGTCATGCCCTTCGGGCGCTTCCACGGGGTCGACAGCGTGCTCGGCCCGGAGATGCGCTCGACCGGCGAGGTGATGGGGATCGACGCCGACTTCGGCACCGCATTCGCGAAGTCGCAGTCGGGTGCTTACTCATCGGGCCTGCCGGTGTCCGGCCGCGCGATCATCACGGTGGCCAATCGCGACAAACGCTCCATGATCTTCCCGGTGAAGCGGCTCGCGGACCTCGGTTTCGAGATCCTCGCCACGCAGGGCACGGCCGACGTGCTGCGCCGCAACGGGCTGAAGGCGACGGTCCTGCGCAAACACGCCGAAGGGGTGGGTCCCAACGGGGAGCCGACCACAGTGGGCAGCATCCTGGCCGGGGAGGTGGACCTGGTGGTGAACACCCCGGTCGGCACCGGCGCGCGCGCCGATGGCTACGACATCCGCACGGCTGCGGTGGTCAAGGGCATCCCGTGCATCACGACCGTGCAGGGGCTCGGCGCCGCGGTGCAGGGCATCGAGGCGCTCAAGACCGGGCGGATCGGAGTCCGCAGTATCCAGGAGCACCAGGCCGACCTGGCGATCCTGAGGGCGGTGCCATGACCGTGCAGTCGGACGCGGAGGTCTTGAGTGTGCGCCGTGACGGCGCGTACTACCACCTGTCCTTCGCGGCACCTGGCATCGCCGACGGCTTCCGCCCGGGACATTTCGTGGCGATCGCCGTCGATGACGCACACATTCTGCGCCGCGCCTTCTCCATCCGGTCGGCTTCGACCAAGGCCGGGGGTGCCCTGCAGATCATCGTCTCGCCGAAGGGTCCGGGCACCCAGTGGCTGGTGGCCCGCCGGCCCGGCGACATCATCAACGTCATCGCCCCGCTGGGACAGCCCTTCCGGCTGCCCACCGAGGCGGTGCCCTGTGTGCTGGTCGGCGGCGGCTATGGCGTGGCGCCTTTGTTCGAGTTGGCGTCCCAACTGCGGGCGCGGGGGTGCCCGGTGGAGATCATCGTCGGGGCCGGGGATGCGCAGCGGCTGCACGGTGTGGTGGAGGCCCGGCGGGTCAGTGATGCAGTGCACGTCACCACTGACGACGGAT harbors:
- the carA gene encoding glutamine-hydrolyzing carbamoyl-phosphate synthase small subunit, which codes for MLADADAHADEPGLLVLEDGTTHRGEAFGARGAVFGEAVFATGMTGYQETLTDPSYHRQVVIMTAPHVGNTGMNEEDPESARIWAAGYVVRDLSPVASNWRATDTLSARLEAAGVVGVRGVDTRALTRHLRERGVMRVGLFSGDALTDAATMLEQVKASPQMLGADLTAQVSTAEPYVVPAVGDSRFTVVAVDLGIKRMTPARMAERGMTVHVVPASSTYEQVRALNPDGLFFSNGPGDPATAEHAVGLARAALSDQLPTFGICFGNQILGRALGFGTYKLAYGHRGINQPVQDRTTGKVEVTAHNHGFAVKAPLDQQVESEFGRVEVSHVCLNDDVVEGLRCLDVPAFSVQYHPEAAAGPHDSAYLFDRFAATMQGSL
- a CDS encoding dihydroorotate dehydrogenase electron transfer subunit, translating into MTVQSDAEVLSVRRDGAYYHLSFAAPGIADGFRPGHFVAIAVDDAHILRRAFSIRSASTKAGGALQIIVSPKGPGTQWLVARRPGDIINVIAPLGQPFRLPTEAVPCVLVGGGYGVAPLFELASQLRARGCPVEIIVGAGDAQRLHGVVEARRVSDAVHVTTDDGSAGEQGRVTDPLRRILAEGRHPAVYACGPMAMLQAVSQVSSEFAAVAQCAVEESMACGVGVCMTCVLPVVGDDGVTRMVRSCTDGPVFFGDRVRWADVGTVPAGTLGAPEPRDD